The genomic window ACGGTCTGGTATGCGGTGTCTACCGAGAACTTCTTCACCGTGCCGTTTCTGCTGCTGTTCGTGTTCGGGTACTGGTATACCGGGTTGCTGAGCCTGCTGCAGGGCCGGTTTGAACGCAGCGGCAATGCCGGGCAGGAACTGCACGAGAAGCCCTATCCGATTGGGATTTGAGGATGCTTTGGAGCCGCGGTCGAGCCTCAGAGGACAGGCAACAGCAACGGAAAATTACGGGGGGCTTCGGGGCTTCGCTACGCTCAGAATGACAATGCCCTTGATCGCATCTCTGAACCGTTCTCAATCACATCTGTAACCTGTTTTAAGGGACCTCTGATTAAGTCTGTGTTTTGAAGGGGCGGGACTTTAGTGCTGCCGTAAATGCAATCAAATCAACCCGGCTTTAACCGCTGAGGGAATGCTTCGTACCTTAATCAGACCTTCCCTAAATCTTGTACGGAGATACAGAAAGGCCCGGCGAATTGCCGGGCCTTTCTACATTCGGTCCATCCGCCAGTTAGAAACGAATACCGAAGGTGACAGGGATATAAGTCGTCCGCGCGCTGGCTTGGGGGAAGGCGTTGAAGTAGCTGGTTTGTCCGCTGACGTCGTAAGGACGTGGTTTATTGTCGGTCCAGACATAGCGTGCCTCGCCGTAGAGGCGTGTGCCGGACCAGCGGGAGAGCTTATAGGTAAATCCGAAGCCGCCGTTCACGCCAAAGGCATTGCTGTTATACGTGTCGATGGGCTGGTTCGCCTGGTAGGTATAGCAGCCATAGTAAGGATCGCAATATTCGCCGATGGCCGGAGTCGTGAAGACTGTCGCTTTATGGTAGAAGCCGATGCCGCCAGTGACGTAGGCTCCCCAGGTATCAGAGGTGTAGTAGTTGACGATGGGATCGAGCGAAAACGACCAGTCGTGAATGTAGCCGTTGAGCTGAGTAAGAGATCCGCCAGTGGTGGGATCCTGCGCGCCGAGATCGTTGTAGAGGGCGAGCTGGCTGTTGAGAGTGTGGGTCTGGATGCCCAGCTTGTCGTAGTCAAACTGGAGCAGAACGCCAAGGGTCTTGTTGAAATTACGGCCGCCGCCGACCTGGAACTTCCAGCCGGGAGAGGCGTAGTTGTGCGTGCCGCCGCTGGGCAGAATAAAGCCGCCGCCGACCATGAAGGTGTACTTGTTGGAGCCGTCGGGATTGGTGTGGCTATCGGTGTAGTTGGGGCGGCGATAGCGGCGACGCGGCGGAGGCTGGAGGGCAGCGGCGGTGCTCATGTCGAAGCTTTCAATCGGCGCAGCCGTGTCGGAATCCGACGAGCTGGAACTGGAACTCGACGAGGCGAGATCGAGCGGCGCTATTAGGCTGGCCTGAAGATTGAGTGCAGGCTGTGCCGGTGCGGCTGCGATGGCCGGCTGCTGGGCCTGGAGGCCGAGCGTAGCTGCGGCGGTGAAGACGCCGAGGGCCGCGGTGCGAAGAAGGAGGGTGGAAAGGTGATTTTTACTGCTCCTGCTGATCGTCGTCTGCATCTTTAAGGCTCCCTTAGTTCTGCGAATGCTGATGGTTCTGCGAGTTCTTTGTAAATACTTCAACCCGGCTGATGTGCGCTTGTTGTGTAGGACGCTTAAAAATTGGTTTTGGATGAAAAAAGATGGATACGGGCATCCCGTTAGTACAGGATGCCCGTAGATTTAGGTCCGGCCAAGCGCTTTAGTGGATATCGAACTGCTCGGGGTGAAGGCTGGGGTCGGATTTGACGAGGATGGTCTTGCCGGCCATCTCTTCCATCTCCTGCAACCATTTCGTTGAAGATTTAAGCTGCTTGACGACATCGGGGTGGACGCGGAGCATGATGTCGCCGCGGTCGAGGTGCTTCTGCATCTTGCGCATCTCGACGTAGATGTCGTTGCAGACAGTGACCGGCGATTTGACCATGCCGGTGCCCACGCAGACGTTGCAGGTGGTCGAAAGCGTGCGTTCGAGCGACTGCTTGACCCGCTTGCGGGTGATGGCGACCAGGCCGAAGTCGTTGAATTGAAGCACCTTCGACGGGGCGCGGTCGCTCTTGAGCTCTTCTTCGAGGGCGGCCATGACCTTGTTGCGGTTCTTGCGTTCGTCCATGTCGATGAAGTCGATGATGATGATGCCGCCAAGGTCGCGCAGACGAATCTGGCGGACGATCTCGGGAATGGCGTCGAGGTTGGTCTTGACGATGGTGTCTTCGAGGCGAGCGGTCTTGCCGACGAACTTGCCGGTGTTGATGTCGATCGCGACCAGGGCTTCGGTCTGGTTGATGACGATCGAGCCGCCAGACTTGAGCCAGACCTTCGAGCGAAGGGCCTTGTTGATCTCTTCGGTGATGCCGAACTGCTCGAAGAGTGGGGTCTCCTTGGTGTAGAGCTTGACGCGCCGGATGAGCGACGGTTGGAAGCGCTGCAGGAAGCGCAGGACGCGCTCGTACTCGGTCTCGGTGTCGACCCAGATGGCGGAGAAGTTGTCGGTGACCTGGTCGCGAAGGATGCGCTCGACGAGATTCAGATCGTGGTAGATGAGGGCTGGGGACTTCGACGACTCGGAGCGCTGCTTGATGTCGGCCCAGAGATTAAGCAGGAAGCGAAGGTCGCTGCGGAGCTCTTCTTCGCTGGCACCCGATGCGGCGGTGCGAACAATGAAGCCGCCAGAGGCCTCGCCCTTTTCACTGAGGAGAATTTCTTTCAGGCGGCGACGCTCGCCGTCGGACTCGATCTTGCGCGAGACGCCGGTGTGGTTGACGGTCGGCATGAAGACCAGGAAGCGGCCGGGGAGGGCGATGTGCGAGGTAATGCGCGCGCCCTTCTTGGCGATGGGCTCCTTGGCGATCTGGACGAGGACTTCCTGGCCCGGCTTCAGCAGTTCGCTGATGGCGGGAAGGTTGGTCGTCTGCATGGAGTTGCGCCCTCCGCGCCGGTCGCGGCCTCCTCCGCTGCGTTCACGGTCACCTGCGCCGCCGGTATAGCGGGGACGGTCGCCACGGCCGCGTTCACCACGGCGGCCGTCGCGGCGGCCACCATCGCGGCGGCTGCTCTTGCGCTCGCCGTCGCGGGGACGCTCGGAGCCCGGGGTCGCCGCCTGCGAGTGTTCAGAACCATTCGCGGAGGGCTCGCCGTCTTCGTTGGCCTCTTGGTGAAGGTCTTCGTCTTCCGACTCATCTTCAGAATCAGAATCGGAGTCTTCGAGGTCCTCTTCGTATTCGTGGGTGCCGTCGTCGAAGGAGTCCTCTTCTTCGAGGTCGTCTTCCTCGTCAACCTCGTCAACGCTGTTGCCGGAGTTGGTGATCTCGTCGATGGACATCTCGCGGATCATGGTGCCGAGGTCGGCCGCGCCTTCCAGGGTCTCCTCTTCGCCGAAGTCATCGATCTCTTCGAACGAGCTGGCCTGAAGGGTGGTTGCGTAGTCCTCGTCTTCGATGACCTCTTCTTCGAGTTCGCCTGCGCCGGGAGCGAAGTGATGATGAGCCGGCTCAATGCCGTCTTCGACGACGTTCTCGACATGATTGGCGATGACAGTTTCATGCTGTAGCGGAGAGGCCGGTTCGATAGCCTGCTCGGGCGTGAAGGCCGCGACCGGAGCTTCGGTCTCCATCTCGCCGGTGGCGTGGATGGCGGTGATCTCATGGGCTGCGGGTTCTTCCGCGGGCTCGGCGATCTGTTCGGTGGTCTCTTTTACAGGCTCTTCAATGACCGGCGCGCTCTGGCGGAACTCGCTGGGAGCGACCGGATCGACGCGATAGGAGGCGGAGGCCTCGGTGGGCTCGTACTCGGTTGGAACGGCTGCATGGGCCGGTGCGGCTGCGGACTGCTCGACAGGCTCGGCCTCTGCGGCTGCGGGCGCTACGGCTTGCGGCTCGACGTGGGGTTCAATGTGATCGTTGCGAAGGCTGGCCTGAGAGTCGACGCGATGTTCAGCGCGCGGCTCCTGGCGCGATTCACGCGATTCTGAGCGGCGGTGACGGGAGAGTGTCTCGCCGGGGAGCGTCGCTCCGCCATCCCAGCCGGTAGGAACCTCGTAGCCAGGAGAGGATGCAAGGATAATGGTCGGTTCGGCGGCCTTGGCTGTCTCAGGCTGCTCGCCGTCTTTACGGTACTTCGAAAGCGATTCACCGGGGAGCACGATTGGCTCGGGTGCGGAGCCATCCGCGGCTGCTGCTGACTCGTTGTGAGTGTCGTCTACACCGTAGAGAGAGGTGCGGGGAGCGAAGCCGCGAGGGGCACGGCCCTGGCCACGGTCACGTCCGCCACGGTCATTGCGGCCTCCGCGGTCGTTACGACCGCCACGGGCTCCACGATCTCCCCGCTCGTTGCGGCTATTGCGGTCGCCGCGGTCGGTGTTCTCCTGTGTGGATTCTGGCTCGGGATAAGCGGCAGGAATTGGGGCGGAGTTGCGGGGAGCGGCCTGTTCGGCTGCGCCTTCGAGGTCGAGGTTGGAGTCGTACTCGCTCTCGCCCTGCTCCTCTGAATTGGGAGCGGCGAACTCTGGTTGTGCATCCGCGTTGACGGGCTGTGCGGCGGCGTCACGCTGACCGGGGCGGCCACGGCGGCGGCCACGACGGCCACGCCAGCGGCGGCTTCCATCGGCACCGGGAGCGCCTTCGCCGATCTCACCGTCGTCGCGAGGTTCAGCAGACAGGGTGTCCGGATGCGGGCCGAAGTCGCTCTCCTGGTCGAGGTCCATGGGGGCCTCTGCGTTTTCTGCGGGCGAAGTATTTTCCGGGCTGGGCTGGCGGTCGCGATTGCCTCGGCGGCGATCGTTGCGGCCACGGCCACGGTCGCGGCCTCCACGCTCGGAGCGGTTGCCGGACTCCTCAGAGGAAGCGGCGGGAGCGGCAGGGGTGCCCTCAAGAATGACGGGCGTCTCGCGGTTGCCGCCGCGGCGGTTGTCGCTGCGGGAGTGGTCGCCGCTGGTGTCGAAGTCGGCGGAGTCGCCTGCTTCTTCCATGAAGTCGGTGATGTAAAGGAAGGCGTCGCGCTCGAGGCCGATGTCCACAAAGCTGGACTGCATGCCCGGCAGGACGCGGGTGACGCGTCCGTTGTAGATGGAACCGGCGAGGGTGTACTCGTTCTCGCGCTCGTAATAGATTTCGGTGAGGTCGTCGTTTTCGACGATGGCGAGCCGCGTCTCGTGCGGCGTGCTGGATATATAAATTTCTTTCGACATGCTCTTACTCTTTCTGCCCGCCCTGGTTGAGGCGCGAGCGGCAGACGAGACAGAGAGCGAGATCGGGAGTGCACCTAAATCTTAGGGGCGGCTCACCGTGGGTGCGGACAGGATGCGGGATGCAGAAGCGCGTGAACGACGATCAAATGCGGGTGCGAGATGCGTAAACAACTCTGCCGTAACCGCGCTTTCAAACGACGCGGGTGGGGCGGCACGATGGAGATCGATGACACGAGGGGATGCTTCGAACAAAAGCGAACATGCGGAGTTTGTGACCAAAACAACCTCGAAGCCTGAAGCCTGAGGCGGGGCCGTTTGCCATCCGGATGCAATCATTTCCCTGAAACCTGTCCGGCCAACGGAATCGATCGTTCTCTCGCCTGGCCGGCCTTTTCTTCTAAAATTCTCTAAAAAACTTCTAAAAATCCTGTTTCCGCTGCCGGCGCCTTGCGCCAAAGGGAGCGGGTTGTTTTTCTGCCCGGCATCTGGCCGGACAGGTACTGCCAATAGTATTGCACCAAATCTGCTGCAAGTGCGGAGATGGGTGCTTCTTTGAGTCCGGGAAATTGTAACCGATTCCCGAACTAGTTCACGAACCGGCGCATGCGAATGTTCATGACAATGCCAAGCGCGAGGAAGGTGAACAGAATCGACGATCCGCCATAACTCATCAGCGGAAGGGGAATTCCCGTGACCGGCATCAGACCGACGACCATGCCTATATTGACCGCAATCTGAAAGATGATGACGGCGACAACCCCCATGACGATGAAGGTGCCGGGCAGGTCTGAAGCTGTTTGAGCGTTCTGAATCAAACGCATCAATATAAGAAAGTATAGCAGCAGCACGCCGAGCGCGCCGATGAAGCCATGCTCCTCGCAGAAGGCGGCGAAGATGAAGTCGGTGTAAGGAATCGGCAGAAAGTCGCCCTGGGTCTGCGTTCCCTTGTTGGCTCCCTTGCCCCAGATGCCGCCCGAGCCGACGGCGATCAGCGACTGGCGAATCTGGTAGCCGGAGCCGCGCGGGTCGGTGTCGGGGTTGAGGAAGGCGTTGATGCGGGCCTGCTGATATGGCTTGAGGTGCTTGCCGCTCTTCCACGCGCCTACACCCAGCAGGGTAACGACGAGCAGGATGATGGCTGCCTGCTTGAAGCGCATCCCGCCGAGGAAGAGCCCGCAGATCAGGATCGGCAGGTAGGTGAGCGACGTGCCGAGGTCGGGCTGCTTGAGCACCATGAGCATGGGAACGCAGACCATGGCGAAGGCTTTGGCGATGTCGGTCCAGGTCAATTCCCTGCCCGCGAGGCCCCAGAAGTAGCGGGCGATGGCGACGATCAGGACCAGCTTGACCCACTCGGACGGCTGGAAGTGGATGCCGCCGGGGAATTTGATCCAGCGGCGTCCGCCGAGCACCTTGGTGCCGAAGGCGAGCACGGCGATCAGCGCCACGATGCTGACGCCGTAAGCCCAGTGAACGATGTCGATAAGGCGGTGGTAGTCGATCAGCGAGATCAGGAACATGAGCACAAGGCCGGTCGCGAGGAAGCCGATCTGCTTGTGTTCGAAGCCGTGAAACTTCGTGTGCAGCGTCGCGGAATGAATTTCGAGTACGGAGATGACCGAGAGTACAAGGACAAAGCCGAGCAGGACCCAGTCGAAATCGCGGAAAGAAGAGAGGCGGCGCATGTGCTGGCTACTATCTTAGCCGTACAAATGCGCCGCCGTAATTTTGCATTGATGCTGAATAAGGTTACTGGTGCGCCGCTGCCTTGGCGCGCCACTTCTCGGTGAGCGATTTGTCGGCCAGCGCCTTGATGAAGACGCCGCCTACGACGCTGCGGGCCTGGAAACCAGGCTGCTTTTTGCCGGTCTTGGTGTCGTACCAGTCGGTGAGCGGGACGCGGGATGGAGTTTCGTTGGTCCACTTGTAGATGGGATCGACGATGGCGTTGAATGCGGCAGGAGTGTCGGCGAGGGTCGCCGTCCATAGCTCCCAATCGAGCTTGGTGTAGTCGGCGCGAACGTCGAGAGGCAGACCGTAGAGATTGATCTTGGTCTGGTAGTAAGCGATCTCGGTGTCACGTACCGATTTGGGAAAGAGGTTGTAGCCGAGCAGGTCGTCCCATACGAGGTTGTACTTCTGGCTCCAGGTGTTGGGGCTGTTGAAGGCCAGCTTGTAGTGGTCGCCTTCCTTGGCCATCGTGATCCACTTGCCTGCGTAGTCCTTGGCGGTAGCTTGATACTCGTGAGCTACAGACTCCTTCTTGAGCAGGTGCGCGAGGTCCGCGTAGGCGGCGAGACCGTCGATGGCTTTGATGGAGAGGTTCGCGTTGTGGGCTACGTGGCCGGCGAAGTCGTCGGTGGTGAGCTGATTTTCAGGATCGAGCCCGTTTGCCTTGAGGTACTCCGCCCACTTCGTGAGCTGAGGCCAATATTGCTCCGCCAGCGCAGTGTTGCCTTCGGCGCGAGTGACTGCGTCGACGAGGATAAGCAGGTTGCCGCTCTCTTCCACCGGCATCTGATCTTCTTCGGTCTTCTCTCCGCCGCCATATTCCTGTCCATTGGCCAGCGGATACTGGCCAAGGTCGTGCGGGGCGAAGGGGAACTTCCAGCGGTTGGACAGCGCCGCGTATTTCAGGACGGGCGTGATCTGGGCTTCGAGGAGTTTTGGATTGAAGAAAAGGAAGAACGGAGAGGAGGGATAGAGAACATCGACGGTGCCAACATCTCCGTTGGAGAAGTTTTCTTTGGCGAAGAGGTAGGGCGAGCCGTCAGCGTCGGCAACCAAGCCGTGCGCAGCCATCGCCTGACGATAGGCCAGGATGGCGATGGCAGTGTAGTGTTCGCCTCCGGCTTTGGTGAGATCGGCGGTCAGCTCTTTGTCGAGCGCGGTGCCGCGAGCTTCGAGCGAGGCGTACTGCTGTTCGGCCTCGTCGAGCATCTGCGAGACCGGCTCGTTGTTGCGCTGCCAGTAGGGACGAAGATTGCGCTGGAGGTACTGGATCTCGTAGTTCTGCGTGTAGGAGACAAGGAGGTGGCGGCTGACCGGCTCTGCTGCGACCTTGCCGAAGGAAAGAACAGCGTCGAGATGGGCGGCTTTGCGGTCGGCGCGCATCGGGATGTCCATGTCATCGGCTGCGGGGAGCTGTCCGGTGGTGGCGAAGTCTTGGCGGGCACGCGCGGCGATGGCGGTTGTGGCCTGCTCGTCCTTCGGAACGACCAGATGGAAGTACCCCCAGTCGATGCGGAGATCGTCGCCGGAGCGGTTAAGAACGTTCTGGTCGCGTGAGCCCACAGAGAGGACGTTGCCGGTGGCCGTCTGGTTGCGGGTGTAGACGACCTGCTCGGAGGGATCGTTGACCGCGATGATGGGATCTACATCGAGAAGAACAGCAACATCGTGCGATGCACCGTCGGTCGATTGCGCCGTCCAGGTGAGATAGGTAACCGGGCGGGAGAGAATATCGAGGTCGCTGAGGATGGTAGGCGTAAAGAAGGCGAGGTGCAGATCAACGCCCGCGCTCTTGAACTCGTAAAAGGTGTGGGTCGGCATGATGGAGCGCGCAACCTGCTCCATCGCGGGAACGTCGCGAGGATCGCGGCCCATGAAGCGGTAGGCCTTGCCGTCGATGCGCGCGAGGCCGCTGATGGGCTGCTGCGCGCCGGTCCAGTGCGTGGTGTTCGAATCGGTGAGGTTGTCGGTGTTCGACCAGATGCTGAAGTAGGGATTGTGGGTGATGAGCGGTGTAGCAGGGGCACGCTGCTGGGCGAAGACGAAGGAAGGCAGAAGGGCGAGAGCAAGGGACAACTTCAATTTCATTGGAACCTCAAAAATGTAAGCCATTACACGCACTAACCACCATACATTTCCGTAGTGAAGATTGGAAATGGTTCAAGCGAACTACTCGGCCGCTGGAGGAAGAGCCGCGGCAGAAGCCGGAGGAGTCGCCGTTTCGGGCTTTATTGCTGCGGGCACCGTTGCAACCTCGCGAACATTTCCAGCGCGCTTGCGCTGCTTGTCGACGAAGGCGTCGATCACCTGCGCGGCGAGCTTGGCGGAGTTGTTGCCCCAGTTTCCGTGCTCCCACAAGACGGCGACGACGATGTCGGGATTGCGCCGGGGGGCCATGCCGACGAACCAGGCGTTGGGCTCGGTCTTGTGCCCTCCGCCGGAGCGTGCAAGCGCATCGTGGCTCATGACCTGCGCGGTGCCGGTCTTGCCGGCGAAGTCGATGCCGTCAAGATGCGCGGCGTAGGCGGTCCCGATCGGACTGCCAGTGACATTCGCCATGGCATCGGTGATGATCTGCCAGTTTTCCGTAGAGAGAGGAATCGTCGTCTCGCCAGAGCCGGGGAAGGTCTCGTGAACAGCCTCAAGGTCCTGCGAGGAGACTTCGTCGGGAAAGACGACGTGGGGGCGATGGAAGACTCCACCGGAGGCGATGCCGCCAAGGGCGCGGGCGAGCTGGACCGGGGTGACGGTAACGGCTCCCTGGCCGATGCCGACCGAGATCACCTCGCCCGCATACCAGGGCTGATGCAGGGTGTGGAGCTTCCATTGGGTCGAAGGCATGGTTCCCGCAGCCTCATCGGGCAGGTCGATGCCGGTGCGCTGGCTCAGGCCAACGGAGGTAGCGTACTTCGCGATAGTGTCGATGCCGAGGCGGGCGGCCAGCGTGTAGAAGAAGGTGTCGCAGGAGTAAGGAATGGCGTTATAGATATTGACTGAGCCGTGGTGCTTATCGCATCCATAGAAGTGACCATAGAAAGTCCCTCCGCCCTCGCAATCGACGTGCATGTTTTGGGCGACGCCTTCCTGAAGTCCGGCCAGCGACATGATGATCTTGAAGGTGCTGCCCGGGGCGAGCTGGGCCTGGATGGCCTTGTCGAGCAGCGGATGGTCGGGATTATTGAGAATCTGGTCCCAGTAGCTCTTGGTGAGACGGGCGGAGAACTGGTTTGGGTCGAAGGTAGGACGCGAGGCCAGCGCGAGCACCTCGCCGGTGTGTGGATCGAGTGCGACGATCGCCCCTATTTTTCCTTCGAGGGCCTTTTCGGCAGCCATCTGCACATCGAGGTCGATGGTAAGGCGGATATCTTTGCCGGGGATGGCGAGGGTTTCGCCGAGATGGCCCAGCTCCTTGCCGTGGCTGTTCACGATGACGTCTTTATAGCCGTCGGTGCCGCGCAGGACGGAGTCGTAGGTCTCCTCTACGCCGGAGCGGCCGACGACATCGCCGGGATCGTAGAAGGCATAGCGGGGATTGTCGAGCATCTCCTCGGAGACCTCGCCGACGTAGCCGATCAGATGGGCGGCGAAGCCGTCGCGGGGATAGAGGCGGCGTTGCACGTCGAGCGTCTCCAGCTCGGGCAACTCGTTGCGGTGGGCCTCGATAAAGGCCTGCTCGTCAGGCGTGATGTCTTGCTTGAGCGGGATGGGCTGGTACTTCGGGGCAGCCTGATAGTGGCGCAGGATGGCCTGGATCTGCTCGATGGGAATATCGAGGCCGCGGGAGATGAGCGGGAGATCGAGGTTGATGTCCTTGACCTGCTCGCGCAGGAGATAGCAGGAGACGGAGGGGTAGTTATCGACGAGGAGGCGCCCTTCGCGGTCGAAGATGCGGCCCCGGGGCGCGAGAATAGGGACCTTGCGAATACGGTTGGCATCCGCGAGGGCGCGGAAATTATCTGCGCCGAGGACCTGAAGCCGCCACAGCCCGGTGATGAGGACGGCGAGGATGAGCGCGACGATATATTGCGCCGAGTGGAGCTTGCCTGCGGGAAGCTTTTCGGCTTTGCCGTGGAGACCCAGCGTCGAGTGTTCGGGATTTTGGGCTGGTTCCATGGCGGTTCGGCTTTCAGTGTACGGCTTGCAGTTTAGACGGTGAAGATGGCTTATTCAGTGCGTTTGGTGTAGTCGAGCAGGAAAAAAATGGGGATGGCGATGACCGTGTTGGCACAGGCGCGGATAAGCTCGTGCCTCCAAAGGAGATGGTAGTCGGGCAGGCCGAGAAGACGGTGGTCGATGAGAAAGAGCAGGACGCTGTTGATGATGGAAAAGGTGAAGGTGATGACGATGCGAGTGAGCGGGCTTTCCACATCGACCTGCAGCCCGATGCTTGCGGCGACATAGCCGATGGCGGATTTGGCCATTCCGTTGACGCCGATGGGTTGGTTGGTAAGCGCATCTTGGAGCAGGCCGATGACCGCTCCGGTAAGGGTTCCGGCAATAGGACTGCGGCGGCTGACGGCGAAGAAGAGGACGACGATCAGCGGCAGGTCGATCAGGGCGAAGCGAGGAATCAGCTTAGGGACGAAGGCCTGCAGAAGAATTGCCAGCAACGGCACCAGCAGCGTGACCAGCGGGGAGAAGGTGTGCTGCTCGAGTTCCTGACGGGATGTGTAGCTGCGGTTGAGCATTTTTACTGGTCTTGTGGTGTGGCCTGTGTGCTGGTTGGGGGAGTCTTGCGCGGCTTTTGCTGTCCGTCATGCGGCGCATTGTCTGGTGAAGCTGGCGTTGGTACAGCCGTATTTTGGTAGGTGCTCCTCGCCCCGGGGGTCAGATCGGCGGCCGGAGGAGTGTCGCCGGGGGTGTAGCGGTCTGGATGAAGCGTAGGAAGGGGATGCGGGATGGGTGGGGTAGCGGTGGCTGCCGGGGCTGTCGTGCCGGGAGCGGTGGGAGGAGGCGCGGGAAGGCTGGGCAGGCGGTCGGCCATGACCTCCGCGGCAGAGCGGGCTGAGGCTTCAGCGGCGGCCTCGGCGTCGGCAGTGGCTTTGGCCTTAATGGCAGCGGCAGCAGCAGCCTGGGCTTCGGCGGTGGAGGCTCCGATGGCAAGATCTTTTTGAGCGGCGGCAGGCAGCGTGGTCTGAGTCCCGGTGATGACAAGCACCTCTTCCAATTGCGAGAGGTTGGCTGCGGGCTTGATGTGGATGGCGGTGTAGGGCTGGTGATCGGGATCGGGCGCGATGGACTCGATGGTGCCGACGGGGAGACCACGGGGAAAGATCTGGTCGCCGCCAGAGGTCAGGACGGTCTCGCCGGGTTTGATCCGGGAGTCGGCGGTGAGATTGTTGATCTGGACCTGGCCGTTAGGGCTGCCGTGGAGGATGGCGAGGATGCGGGTACTGCTGAGCAGTACTCCCGCGCCGGAGGTGGGGTCGCTGATGAGAAGCACCTGCGCGGTATGGGGGAAGACGTCGCGGATCTTGCCGACGATGCCGTCGGGGGTGATGACGGCCATGTCAGTGCGAAGGTGGAAGTCCGCTCCCTTGTCGATGTAGAGGAGATGGGAGAGGTCGGTCCCGCTGGTGCCGATCACCTGGGCGGCGACGGTCGAGGCGATGTAGTGCTGCTGGAAGGAGAGCAGCGCCTGCAGGCGGTGGCCCTGGATGGCGTCTTCGGCGAAGGCGGCCTGATGGAGGCGAAGCCGGGCGATCTGCTGCTGGAGGTCCTGATTCTGCTGGCGGACGTGGCGGAGATTAATGTAGTTCGACCAGGCGCTCCGGGTGTCGAAGCCGATGAAGTGGAAGAACCGCTCAAACGGGGTGACGCCGGCGACGACCCAGTAGCGCATCAGGGTGACGTCGTGACTGTCGGGCGCGCCCGATTCGACGGGACGGCGCACCTGGATGGCAAGGCCGATGGTCTGCGCGAGCAGGACCGCCACCAGGACAAGGACGTTCTTGAAACGTGTGAAGAAAGATTCCATGCGCTGCAACTATTATGTGCGAGATGGACGGGGTTAGGGAGAGTTACGGGGTAACTCCTTTGGGTAAGAGCTGCAGTTTTGGAACAGATTGGGACTGGATCGCGTATCGTGGGGAACCCTGAACAGAAATTTCTTGAGGAGAGCTATGCTTCGTCCAATTTTTATGTTGTTTTTGCTGATCGCCGTAGCTCAATCGGGGGTGGCTCAGTCGCCGCGTGCAGCTACAAATGGCTCCGCTGCCGATGAGGGGCCAACCTATACGGCGGACGGACAATTGAAGATGCCTGAGAGGTACCGCGAGTGGATTTTCCTTTCCTCCGGGGTGGACATGAGCTATAGTCCCGGTGCTGCAATGGCAGGCCACTCGATCTTCGACAATGTCTTTGTAAACCCGGCGTCCTACCGTGCATTTCAGAAGACTGGGACGTGGCCGGACAGGACGACGCTGGTGCTGGAGAGGCGCGCGGCCACGGGGGCAAGTT from Granulicella sp. L56 includes these protein-coding regions:
- the mrdA gene encoding penicillin-binding protein 2, with translation MEPAQNPEHSTLGLHGKAEKLPAGKLHSAQYIVALILAVLITGLWRLQVLGADNFRALADANRIRKVPILAPRGRIFDREGRLLVDNYPSVSCYLLREQVKDINLDLPLISRGLDIPIEQIQAILRHYQAAPKYQPIPLKQDITPDEQAFIEAHRNELPELETLDVQRRLYPRDGFAAHLIGYVGEVSEEMLDNPRYAFYDPGDVVGRSGVEETYDSVLRGTDGYKDVIVNSHGKELGHLGETLAIPGKDIRLTIDLDVQMAAEKALEGKIGAIVALDPHTGEVLALASRPTFDPNQFSARLTKSYWDQILNNPDHPLLDKAIQAQLAPGSTFKIIMSLAGLQEGVAQNMHVDCEGGGTFYGHFYGCDKHHGSVNIYNAIPYSCDTFFYTLAARLGIDTIAKYATSVGLSQRTGIDLPDEAAGTMPSTQWKLHTLHQPWYAGEVISVGIGQGAVTVTPVQLARALGGIASGGVFHRPHVVFPDEVSSQDLEAVHETFPGSGETTIPLSTENWQIITDAMANVTGSPIGTAYAAHLDGIDFAGKTGTAQVMSHDALARSGGGHKTEPNAWFVGMAPRRNPDIVVAVLWEHGNWGNNSAKLAAQVIDAFVDKQRKRAGNVREVATVPAAIKPETATPPASAAALPPAAE
- a CDS encoding cytochrome P460 family protein; translation: MLRPIFMLFLLIAVAQSGVAQSPRAATNGSAADEGPTYTADGQLKMPERYREWIFLSSGVDMSYSPGAAMAGHSIFDNVFVNPASYRAFQKTGTWPDRTTLVLERRAATGASSINKNGHTQSPEIVGMELHVKDARLEGGWGFYDFTGSGSAKLIKRPADCYQCHEGHGAVDTSFVQFYPTLLGVAKAKGTLSPAYLREIVVPGAAGGK
- the mreD gene encoding rod shape-determining protein MreD, producing the protein MLNRSYTSRQELEQHTFSPLVTLLVPLLAILLQAFVPKLIPRFALIDLPLIVVLFFAVSRRSPIAGTLTGAVIGLLQDALTNQPIGVNGMAKSAIGYVAASIGLQVDVESPLTRIVITFTFSIINSVLLFLIDHRLLGLPDYHLLWRHELIRACANTVIAIPIFFLLDYTKRTE
- the mreC gene encoding rod shape-determining protein MreC yields the protein MESFFTRFKNVLVLVAVLLAQTIGLAIQVRRPVESGAPDSHDVTLMRYWVVAGVTPFERFFHFIGFDTRSAWSNYINLRHVRQQNQDLQQQIARLRLHQAAFAEDAIQGHRLQALLSFQQHYIASTVAAQVIGTSGTDLSHLLYIDKGADFHLRTDMAVITPDGIVGKIRDVFPHTAQVLLISDPTSGAGVLLSSTRILAILHGSPNGQVQINNLTADSRIKPGETVLTSGGDQIFPRGLPVGTIESIAPDPDHQPYTAIHIKPAANLSQLEEVLVITGTQTTLPAAAQKDLAIGASTAEAQAAAAAAIKAKATADAEAAAEASARSAAEVMADRLPSLPAPPPTAPGTTAPAATATPPIPHPLPTLHPDRYTPGDTPPAADLTPGARSTYQNTAVPTPASPDNAPHDGQQKPRKTPPTSTQATPQDQ